From the genome of Xylocopilactobacillus apis:
TGCACCAAGATCCGCTAAGAAATCTGAGCGATCACTTGGATCAAGTTCTGATATCTCTTCTTCAGTTCGAACTGAAATCGCTAAAGCGGGTGAATTTTCACTATCGGCAATTTCTTTAACCACTTTAAAATACGGTGACTGCATCGGATCAGCAATACTATCATCACTAATATTTGCAACATAAATGACAGGTTTAGTGGTTAGAAGGAAAAATCCTTTCACAATCTTCGCTTCATCTTTATTAAATTCTAAAGAACGAGCTGGTTTTCCCTCTTCTAAAGCTTTTTTAATCCTTTGAAGCAACGGAAGTTCTGCCATTGCTTCTTTATCATGAGCACGGGCTACTTTTTCGACACGTCCTAACCGCTTAGTAACACTATCTAAATCAGCAATTTCTAATTCTAAATTAATTGTTTCAATATCATCTTTTGGATCCACTGTTCCGGTAACCGAAGTAATATTAGGATCATCAAAAGCTCGAACGATGTGGACAATCGCATCTACTTCTCTGATATTTGCTAAAAATTTATTCCCTAAACCTTCACCTTTGCTGGCACCCTTTACAATTCCAGCAATGTCAGTAAATTCAAAAGTAGTCGGAATAATCTTTTTGGCCGGAATAATTTCCTGTAGGCGATCTAATCGTTTGTCAGGTACTTCAACAACTCCCACATTTGGTTCAATCGTTGCAAACGGATAGTTAGCCATTTCCGCTCCGGCATTTGTAATTGCATTAAATAATGTGGACTTTCCAACGTTCGGAAGTCCAACAATTCCAGCTGTTAAACTCATTCTTGTTCCAATCTATTAATTATTACATCACCAGTGCCTTGATCGCTCTCTGGTGTATGTTCAATTTTTTTAACTTTTTTTAGAAATTCAGCCCGCGGCATCACAATCTTACGCTGACAACTTACACACATTATTCCAATATCAGCTCCAATTCGAACCACTTTCCAATTATTATTACCGCAGGCATGAGGCTTTTTCATAATTACTAAATCATTGAGTAAAATTTCCATTAATTTTCCTCAACATGTAAGAGCTCCATAATTCTCGCCAAGTCATCCTCTGAAGCAAAGGCAATTTCTATTTTACCTTTTCCCCTTGATGATTGCTGAATTTTTACCTTTGTATCTAACAAATCTTCCAAGGAGCTGCGAGTAGTCCGTACAAAAGGTGTCGGTTCTTTAATTTCCTTTTTAACTTTTTTTGTATCTTGCTTTTCTTCGATCAGCTTCTCAATTTGACGAACGGTTAATCCTTCGCTGACCACCTTTTTTGCAAACTTTTCAATTTCTGCAGGATCTTGAAGCTTTAGTAACGCTCTTGCTTGCGCATTTGAAATTTTACCCTTTTCAACCATTGTTTTAACTGCAGTAGGAAGCTGAAGCAATCTAATGTAATTAGTAATATAGGGCCTGCTTTTACCAACTTTTTTTGCCACTTCGTCTTGAGTTAAATTAAGCTTTTTTATTAATGTGACAAAAGCTTGACCTTCTTCAATTGGTGAAAGATTTTCCCGCTGTAAGTTTTCTAAAACTGTAATTTCTAAAACTTGTTCATCAGTATAATCACGAACTATCGCCGGAATTTCTTTTTTTCCTGCCAATTTTGAGGCTCGTAAACGGCGCTCACCAGCAATCAATTCATAACCATTGACTCCTTTTTTGACAATAATTGGCTGAAAAACACCACTTTCAGAGATAGAATCTGCTAACTCTTTTAATTTATCCGGGTCGAAAACTTCGCGTGGCTGGTAAGGATTAGGACGAATGTCCTTCACACTTATTTCTGTAACGCCCTCTGATCCCTCATTTAAATCCTGAATTGGATTATTTGAGAAAAAAGCATCCAACCCGGTTCCTAGACCATGATTCTTTTTAGTTGCCATTTGATGCAAGCACCTCCTTGGCTAATTCAACATAGGCAATCGCCCCTTTTGAATGAGGATCATAATAGTAAATTGGCATTTGATGACTTGGAGCTTCTGCTAAGCCAATATTTCGTGGAATAATCGTGTCATAAACTTTATTGTAGAAATAATTTCTAACATCGCCAATTACTTGAGCTCCCAAGAGAGTTCTCGCATCATACATTGTAATCAAGACTCCTTCAATTCCAATTTGAGGATTAGAACGACGACGAACTTGATCGATTGTATTTAATAACTGGCTGAGACCTTCCAAAGCATAAAATTCACTTTGTAAGGTAATTAAAACTGTATCTGCCGCAGTAAAAGCTTCAATTGAAAGTAATCCCAAAGATGGCGGACAATCAATAAAAATAAAATCAAAATCATTTTTCACTTCATCCAGAATTTGTTTTAAGAGCATCTCACGCCCGTTAGTATTAGCGTACTGAGTTTCGACACTTGCTAAGCGATTACTGGCAGCTGGAAGCAAACTTACATTAGCAAACTTAGTTTTAATTATTGTATTTCTAATCGGAACTTGCTGCGTCAAAGCATCTGTTATATCTTGTTTGATAATTGTTTTAGCTGAGCCCAAAAAACCCGTAGTCAGATTACCCTGCGGGTCAAAATCAACCAATAAAGTCCTCTTGCCTAATGTTCCTAATGACGCTCCGAGATTAGAAGTAGTTGTTGTCTTACCAACACCACCTTTTTGATTTGCAATAGCTATTATCTTCCCCATATTTATCCTAATTATTATCGCCGTTATCTTCTTTTATTTCTGATTCTGAAATTTCTTTTTTGAGTCGGATAACCATTTCCACGTTATCCTGATCAATTTGTTTTAACTCTTGAGTAACTGCTATTCCGCTCTTTTCAATCGCATTAAGTGACTTTT
Proteins encoded in this window:
- a CDS encoding DUF951 domain-containing protein, coding for MEILLNDLVIMKKPHACGNNNWKVVRIGADIGIMCVSCQRKIVMPRAEFLKKVKKIEHTPESDQGTGDVIINRLEQE
- a CDS encoding ParB/RepB/Spo0J family partition protein encodes the protein MATKKNHGLGTGLDAFFSNNPIQDLNEGSEGVTEISVKDIRPNPYQPREVFDPDKLKELADSISESGVFQPIIVKKGVNGYELIAGERRLRASKLAGKKEIPAIVRDYTDEQVLEITVLENLQRENLSPIEEGQAFVTLIKKLNLTQDEVAKKVGKSRPYITNYIRLLQLPTAVKTMVEKGKISNAQARALLKLQDPAEIEKFAKKVVSEGLTVRQIEKLIEEKQDTKKVKKEIKEPTPFVRTTRSSLEDLLDTKVKIQQSSRGKGKIEIAFASEDDLARIMELLHVEEN
- the ychF gene encoding redox-regulated ATPase YchF encodes the protein MSLTAGIVGLPNVGKSTLFNAITNAGAEMANYPFATIEPNVGVVEVPDKRLDRLQEIIPAKKIIPTTFEFTDIAGIVKGASKGEGLGNKFLANIREVDAIVHIVRAFDDPNITSVTGTVDPKDDIETINLELEIADLDSVTKRLGRVEKVARAHDKEAMAELPLLQRIKKALEEGKPARSLEFNKDEAKIVKGFFLLTTKPVIYVANISDDSIADPMQSPYFKVVKEIADSENSPALAISVRTEEEISELDPSDRSDFLADLGAKESGLDQLIQATYRLLGLGTFFTAGGKENRAWTYKVGTKAPQAAGIIHSDFERGFIRAETVSFSDLDQYGSMEAVKEAGRLRIEGKDYVVQDGDIFEFRFNV
- a CDS encoding ParA family protein codes for the protein MGKIIAIANQKGGVGKTTTTSNLGASLGTLGKRTLLVDFDPQGNLTTGFLGSAKTIIKQDITDALTQQVPIRNTIIKTKFANVSLLPAASNRLASVETQYANTNGREMLLKQILDEVKNDFDFIFIDCPPSLGLLSIEAFTAADTVLITLQSEFYALEGLSQLLNTIDQVRRRSNPQIGIEGVLITMYDARTLLGAQVIGDVRNYFYNKVYDTIIPRNIGLAEAPSHQMPIYYYDPHSKGAIAYVELAKEVLASNGN